Below is a genomic region from Eupeodes corollae chromosome 1, idEupCoro1.1, whole genome shotgun sequence.
tagtttgggcaaaagtccgttgagaactagagcctagtgacttacaattctcaaccattcctgtgcgcgagtactgttgtcaaagatggaggggacctacgaatccaaacggctaatttgtgaaagcacttttcacgacaagaattactatCTTTAGATGCCACAGTCAGGCAGTGACtgtcaaataatagacaaataagttgcaataaaataatatcggCATGGAAGCTATCCTCTCTTACCGCTTTTTGGATCAAACTGCACACGGTGctcaaactttattaaattcGGTTAAGTGGTTTAGGAGTCCATTGCGTACACACTTCGTGACATGTAATTTACGTATATTTGGaagaagaatataaataaaacggtttgtttttattttcggtcttaaaaaatgaaaataaaacttttaacgtgaatctgcttaaaaccttaattttcaattttgacctAAATCAACACAATCATGAAAGGATGAGGACACACAGAAAGACAGACAGTGAAATCATCCCACAAAGAAGAACCACAATATAAAACCAAAGTCCAGCTTTAACGTGCAAACTCTGTCATCATTTCATTAGCCCATGAAATCATGTAGCTACCTAACCTACATctacttatttttaacttcattgTAAAAACTCTGCACATTTACAGAGCGATTAAAATGTGATGGATCTACCTTTATTGTGGTTGCGTGTTGAATCTGCACAACACGCGACAGACCGTCAAATTACAAAAAGGCGTTCGGCAAAACATTTCATAAAGTGTTtcatatttccatttacagttTGACCTCAGCTACAATCGTTACATAAAAATGACTTTATTTTCAACTACATTGTTGTTTGTGGTTATTATAGCTGACTTTAGATCTTCTATTGCACAATTGGAAGGTTTTGACCAAAGGTATCATGACCCACATTTTATGGATGGAAGGACAATAATTGTTCAAATGTTTGAATGGAAATTCAATGATATTGCAAAGGAATGCAAGGATGTATTGGGTCCAGGTGGATTTGGTGGCGTCCAGGTGAGTTGCTGATGCAATTCTATCgtcataaatatataatattgatttttggctTGAGGTTTCTCCCGTGTCCGAAAATTCCATTAGACGGGATTTCAATCGACCCTGGTGGGAACGCTACAATCCTATTTCCTATGAAATAATAACACGATCAGGCAATGAAGACGATTTCAGGGATATGGTAGCCACATGTAATGCTGTAGGTGTCCGAACCTATGTGGATGTTGTGATGAATCACATGGCTGCACCAATACCATTTGGAAATTTCAACCACGAAGAGGACTTTGACAATGACATGGAAAGTTCGGAATTATTGGTTACCGATGATGTCCTTGAAGGCACTGGAGGAAATATAGCAAACGCTAGTTCTCGAGATTATCCAGGAGTTCCCTATACTTCGACAGACTTTCATTCTAAATGTTCCATCAATGATCCCTCAGATGGGCAGCTGATTAGGAATTGCGAAATATTGCAACTTCCTGATTTAGATCATTTTCAAGTTTCAGTTACTCAAAAGCTGGTTGATTTCTTTAATAAGCTGATAAAATTCGGTGTGGCAGGATTTCGAATTGACTCAGCTAAATACATATGGCCAGTGGACATTAAGGTAAAATTGCTATAGAGTGGTTCTTGGACAGGTTGATtggataaaatttaaagtgaataGATAAGGAGAAACACATGTTCAATAATAAGTTTGATATttctctttcttcaattattattaacgaAAGAAAAAGCATCTcctcaaaatattgataattttctgtaaatcatgattttcaagaacACAACATTAACAGGTCAAAAAGTTAGCAGCTAGATAATTTGCTGTTAATTACCTACTTgtgacaattttaattttggcattcaatATTCTATATTTAAGGTTTTCTAACTTGATTTGAACTTAGCAAAGCAACGCTTCTCCCCAAAAGCGAATTTGAAAGTCTTTGgttaaaagcttttaagtttGCCCTTAACTAGCTTGCTGTGAAACTTCGAATTTATTCAGCAATGTTTTCAACACTTTTTGTCGCAGTTTCGCAAACGGGTTTAAAGTTCTTTTTGGCTGGATAATTAGCTTTGTAGTAACAATTTCGAATACATCGTGCAATGTTTCATGTCAACTTAGCAGAACACTTTTCAAAAACCGTATTTGAATATTGGAAGTCTTAACTTTAACAACGAACTGGCTAATAATTTCCTATTAATTGACACTGAAATAGTtgcaacaatttacaatttaaacacaaaGGCATCTTAGCAACACGAGGGCTTAAGTTCCTACTTTGAATAACTATTAGCTGTCAGTTAGTTCTGAATTAGCTTTTAGTCTTCTTCATtgacaaataattaatttaactttcttccatttgtcttgtttttaattcaatttgtttagaaaatatttggaaaactaAATAACTTAAATACTGACTTTGATTTTCCGGAAGAGGCGCGtccattttgtttaatagaaaTCATTGATACCAACCGTCAAGCTGTATCAAAGTAAATGTgaacttaacaatattttaataataactcTAATTAATGGTACTTTACACAGAACTGAATACTCAGGGTACGGTGTTGTGACCGAGACTCAGCATGCAATTCAAATAAGAGACCATTTCAATGGTTTACAGCCTTTGAATAGGCTTTTAAATTGGGGACCAGCCATGGGATTTTTGATGCCTCCAGATGCATTAGTCTTTGTAGACACCCATTACACTCAACGGGGCCATGGACTTGGCGGTAATATCGAACCGGAATctattttgaactttgaaagACCGAAAAAATACATCATGGCTGTAGCGTTCATGCTCGCTCATCCGTATGGTATTAAACGGATTATGAGTTCGTATCGATTCGAAAATCCTGACCAAGGACCACCATCCGATGAAAATGAAGCAATATTATCACCGGAGTTCAATAAGGACGACGGACAGTGCGTCAAAGAATCAGGATGGGTGTGTGAGCATCGCTGGAATGCAATCGCAAATATGGTCGAATTTGCAAACTTTGTCGCGGGTGAGGGTATCAATAGCTTTCAGAATGCTGGACCGAATCATGTTGCATTTTGTCGTGGAATCAAAGGGTTTTTGGCACTGAACAACGACCCGGAGACTGATTTCCAAAGAAGAATGTATGCCTGCGTGAAACCAGGAGAGTATTGTGATGTCATAAGTGGCAGCTTAGTAGATGGCAATTGTACAGGCAGACAAGTAACTGTGGACGAGAGCAGATATGCAATGGTTAGCTTGGCAGCTGATGATGTCGAATACGGTGTGTTGGCCATTTACGAAGGTTCCAAACTTGAGTGAAAATCATGTTTTatacaatcaaaaaaagaaattttaattaattaattaatcaaagTGTCTATGAACCCAACATCAACATACATAATAATGAATTTCTTAGGTCTTTATCGATGTTTCACGAAGTTCACGAAGAAAACATTCTTTTACACACCTTTTGACCCAATTTAGCTTCTTTgaataacaaatttgtttggttaTCTCAAATTAAAATCACACTTCTGGGCCGTTGGGGCTTGGACTTTTTTTCCGAGGGACtatcaaaaaagaattaatttcccTGTTCAATGAATGAGACAAAACTGAAGCATAATCAATATGACGGTGAcaaggacgacgacgaacgacgctGCCGGTGTTGGCTTTCATTGGTTgtgttaaaataatattaattgtttccgatttctgtttttttttgttaatgctatgaataaaaagaatatttttcctctatcagaataaaaagaaacaacagcAATAAATCACTGTGGTTGGCTTTCACTGTccatagaaacaaaaaattagttttggcttgaaatgtaaattttaacgTGACTTAAAAGATAAGCAGAagagtaagaaaaaaaatcaattctagtacacaaattttcaagttttagaaatggtattaattttttgtatttattttaaatgcaaaaacaagGAACTTTGGGAATATTCTTaacatgtttttcaaaatacaggCAATTATTCTCTAaggttttaagaaagaaaaaccatatgaccttaaaaacaaattgtatactACGTTTTTTGAGGTTTGgta
It encodes:
- the LOC129942478 gene encoding alpha-amylase 2-like, producing MTLFSTTLLFVVIIADFRSSIAQLEGFDQRYHDPHFMDGRTIIVQMFEWKFNDIAKECKDVLGPGGFGGVQVSPVSENSIRRDFNRPWWERYNPISYEIITRSGNEDDFRDMVATCNAVGVRTYVDVVMNHMAAPIPFGNFNHEEDFDNDMESSELLVTDDVLEGTGGNIANASSRDYPGVPYTSTDFHSKCSINDPSDGQLIRNCEILQLPDLDHFQVSVTQKLVDFFNKLIKFGVAGFRIDSAKYIWPVDIKKIFGKLNNLNTDFDFPEEARPFCLIEIIDTNRQAVSKTEYSGYGVVTETQHAIQIRDHFNGLQPLNRLLNWGPAMGFLMPPDALVFVDTHYTQRGHGLGGNIEPESILNFERPKKYIMAVAFMLAHPYGIKRIMSSYRFENPDQGPPSDENEAILSPEFNKDDGQCVKESGWVCEHRWNAIANMVEFANFVAGEGINSFQNAGPNHVAFCRGIKGFLALNNDPETDFQRRMYACVKPGEYCDVISGSLVDGNCTGRQVTVDESRYAMVSLAADDVEYGVLAIYEGSKLE